A stretch of Mycobacterium sp. ITM-2016-00316 DNA encodes these proteins:
- a CDS encoding DUF222 domain-containing protein, translated as MFEILDRVALAALSDEALICAVTTMTQTEARAAAQRLALIGEVVARQCDDEDDTVAHQVIDGWAWAQAAVAAACNLNPYAASKQMRIAQALRDRLPRTAALFATGAISATVIDAITWRTHLVVDEDALGLIDTAISAEAGEYGAHSEKQLIGAVDLWVEKFDPEAVVRSRRAAKDLYVEFDDKDDPNGVASFWGRLRITDKKILEQRLNDLADTVCAGDPRRRGELRAAALAALGVVGPALERLACECGDTGCAGSGKDPRAGAITIYALTDQAPAAGENTPPQTTPGAAGTPDSEPAAESGEEPAEPGTPESEPQTPAAESEPAAPEHEPQTPAAKSEPAGPSEPAAPAASTKPPAPAACNPSPAVMLDGAIIPAAMLAELIAGGATVKPLAEIADLPAERQYRPSAALTAFVRMRAMTCSFPGCNRAAHRCDLDHLIPWPAGATHPGNLGPLCRLHHLVKTFGGWEPAAKPDGSIHWSAPTGHSYQKAPGAAILFPHWNIDTPIPRKRAISLIDDTDRDTKMPIRQRTRAQDRAQRINTERARNQLERALAESDSDPPF; from the coding sequence ATGTTCGAGATTTTGGATCGGGTCGCACTCGCCGCGTTGAGCGATGAGGCGCTCATCTGCGCGGTCACGACCATGACCCAGACCGAGGCCAGGGCGGCCGCGCAGCGGCTGGCACTGATCGGCGAAGTGGTCGCCCGTCAATGTGACGACGAGGACGACACCGTTGCCCACCAGGTCATCGATGGCTGGGCGTGGGCCCAGGCCGCGGTCGCGGCGGCCTGCAACCTGAATCCGTACGCGGCGTCCAAGCAGATGCGCATCGCCCAGGCGTTGCGTGACCGGCTACCCCGCACCGCGGCCCTGTTCGCCACCGGTGCGATCTCGGCGACGGTGATCGATGCGATCACTTGGCGCACCCATCTGGTCGTCGACGAGGACGCGCTCGGGTTGATCGACACCGCCATCTCCGCCGAAGCGGGCGAGTATGGGGCGCATTCGGAGAAGCAACTGATCGGCGCGGTGGATCTGTGGGTGGAGAAGTTCGACCCCGAAGCCGTCGTGCGCTCGCGGCGGGCCGCCAAAGACCTCTACGTCGAGTTCGACGACAAGGACGACCCCAACGGTGTCGCCTCGTTCTGGGGACGGCTGCGCATCACCGACAAAAAGATCCTCGAACAACGCCTCAACGACCTGGCCGACACCGTCTGCGCAGGTGATCCGCGCCGCCGCGGCGAACTACGCGCCGCGGCCCTGGCTGCGTTGGGTGTGGTCGGCCCGGCGCTGGAACGGCTGGCCTGCGAGTGCGGGGACACCGGCTGCGCGGGCAGCGGGAAGGATCCGCGCGCCGGCGCGATCACCATCTACGCGCTGACCGACCAGGCGCCCGCCGCCGGCGAGAACACCCCGCCGCAGACCACGCCCGGCGCTGCGGGCACCCCGGACTCCGAGCCCGCCGCAGAGTCGGGGGAAGAGCCCGCCGAGCCCGGCACACCTGAGAGCGAGCCGCAGACACCGGCCGCGGAATCCGAACCCGCTGCGCCCGAGCACGAGCCGCAGACACCGGCCGCGAAGTCCGAACCCGCTGGACCATCCGAGCCTGCCGCGCCGGCTGCCAGCACCAAGCCCCCTGCGCCCGCGGCCTGCAACCCCAGCCCCGCGGTGATGCTCGATGGCGCCATCATCCCCGCCGCCATGCTCGCCGAACTCATCGCCGGCGGCGCCACCGTCAAACCCCTCGCCGAGATCGCCGACCTACCCGCCGAACGGCAGTACCGGCCCTCGGCCGCGCTGACCGCGTTCGTCCGCATGCGGGCCATGACCTGCAGCTTCCCCGGCTGCAACCGGGCCGCGCACCGCTGCGACCTCGATCATCTGATCCCGTGGCCGGCCGGGGCGACGCATCCGGGCAACCTCGGGCCGCTGTGCCGTCTGCACCATTTGGTCAAGACTTTCGGTGGTTGGGAACCGGCAGCGAAACCCGACGGCAGCATCCACTGGAGCGCACCCACCGGGCACAGCTACCAGAAAGCGCCCGGCGCGGCAATCCTGTTCCCGCACTGGAACATTGACACACCGATCCCCCGAAAACGCGCGATCAGCCTCATCGACGACACCGACCGCGACACCAAGATGCCGATCCGGCAACGCACCCGCGCCCAAGACCGGGCCCAGCGCATCAACACCGAACGCGCACGCAACCAACTCGAACGCGCCCTCGCCGAAAGCGACAGCGACCCACCCTTTTAG
- a CDS encoding PaaI family thioesterase, whose protein sequence is MTDFGLDPRRVDPQYDRHGGFPLFEAADPGPGFERFLTAMRRAQDLAVSANPDGDTWAAAADRAEELVALLEPHQAAEGVGPANRVPSLPGAGSLLMPPWLVSKFEADGVELTVQFSRFHVGGNQAVHGGVLPLLFDSVFGMVIHATGRPISRTAFLHVDYRRVTPIDTPLTVRGWLREAEGRKAFVNAELLDADGNVLAESNGLMIRLLPGQP, encoded by the coding sequence GTGACCGATTTCGGCCTGGACCCGCGGCGCGTCGACCCGCAGTACGACCGGCACGGCGGGTTCCCGTTGTTCGAGGCCGCCGATCCAGGGCCGGGTTTCGAGCGGTTCCTGACCGCCATGCGCCGGGCGCAGGACCTGGCGGTGTCGGCGAACCCGGACGGCGACACCTGGGCCGCTGCTGCGGACCGCGCCGAGGAACTGGTGGCGCTGCTCGAGCCGCATCAGGCCGCCGAGGGGGTCGGCCCGGCGAACCGGGTGCCTTCGTTGCCCGGTGCGGGCAGTCTGTTGATGCCGCCGTGGCTCGTCTCCAAGTTCGAGGCCGACGGTGTGGAGTTGACGGTGCAATTCAGCCGCTTCCACGTGGGCGGTAACCAGGCTGTGCACGGCGGTGTGCTGCCGCTGCTGTTCGATTCGGTGTTCGGCATGGTCATCCATGCGACGGGCCGGCCGATCAGTCGCACCGCGTTCCTGCATGTCGACTACCGCCGGGTGACGCCGATCGACACCCCGCTGACGGTGCGCGGCTGGTTGCGGGAAGCCGAGGGTCGCAAGGCGTTTGTGAACGCCGAATTGCTGGACGCCGACGGCAATGTGCTGGCCGAGAGCAATGGCCTCATGATCAGATTGCTCCCCGGCCAGCCGTAG
- a CDS encoding ferredoxin: MKVEADHDSCITAGNCVMVADAVFDQDDDGVVVVLTDEVPAGEEEHAREAVKLCPASALKLLE, from the coding sequence ATGAAAGTTGAAGCTGACCACGACTCCTGTATCACCGCGGGCAACTGTGTGATGGTGGCCGACGCGGTGTTCGATCAGGATGACGACGGCGTGGTGGTGGTGCTCACCGACGAGGTGCCCGCCGGTGAAGAGGAACATGCCCGCGAGGCCGTCAAGCTGTGCCCCGCGTCGGCGTTGAAGCTGCTGGAATAG
- a CDS encoding adenylosuccinate synthase, with translation MPAIVLIGAQWGDEGKGKATDLLGGRVQWVVRYQGGNNAGHTVVLPTGENFALHLIPSGILTPGVTNVIGNGVVVDPGVLLTELSGLEDRGVDTSGLLISADAHLLMPYHVAIDKVTERYMGSKKIGTTGRGIGPCYQDKVARLGIRAADVLDPSLLAQKIEAALELKNQILVKIYNRKALDADEVVTTLLEQADGFKHRIADARLLLNQALENGETVLLEGSQGTLLDVDHGTYPFVTSSNPTAGGAAVGSGIGPTRITTVLGILKAYTTRVGSGPFPTELFDEHGAYLAKTGGEVGVTTGRPRRCGWFDAVIARYATRVNGITDYFLTKLDVLSSLETVPVCVGYTVNGKRTDEMPMTQADIARAEPIYEELPGWWEDISGAREFDDLPAKARDYVLRLEELAGAHVSCIGVGPGREQTIVRRDILA, from the coding sequence ATGCCGGCAATCGTGCTCATCGGCGCCCAGTGGGGCGACGAGGGCAAAGGTAAAGCCACCGATCTACTCGGTGGGCGTGTGCAATGGGTAGTTCGCTACCAGGGCGGTAACAACGCGGGTCATACCGTGGTGTTGCCGACCGGGGAGAACTTCGCGCTGCACCTCATCCCCTCGGGCATCCTCACCCCGGGTGTCACCAACGTCATCGGCAACGGTGTCGTGGTCGACCCGGGCGTGTTGCTCACCGAGCTCTCCGGGCTCGAGGACCGGGGCGTGGACACGTCGGGGCTGCTGATCTCCGCCGATGCACACCTGCTCATGCCGTATCACGTCGCCATCGACAAGGTGACCGAGCGCTACATGGGCAGCAAGAAGATCGGCACCACCGGTCGCGGCATCGGACCCTGCTATCAGGACAAGGTCGCGCGGCTCGGAATCCGGGCGGCCGACGTTCTCGATCCCAGTCTGCTCGCCCAGAAGATCGAGGCGGCACTGGAGCTCAAGAACCAGATCCTGGTCAAGATCTACAACCGCAAGGCGCTCGACGCCGACGAAGTGGTGACCACGCTGCTGGAGCAGGCCGATGGGTTCAAGCACCGCATCGCCGATGCCCGCCTGCTGCTCAACCAGGCGCTGGAGAACGGCGAGACGGTACTGCTGGAGGGCTCGCAGGGCACCCTGCTCGACGTGGACCACGGCACCTATCCGTTCGTGACCTCGTCCAATCCGACCGCGGGCGGCGCGGCCGTGGGTTCGGGTATTGGGCCGACCCGCATCACCACGGTGCTGGGCATCCTGAAGGCCTACACCACCCGGGTGGGCTCGGGCCCGTTCCCGACGGAGCTGTTCGACGAGCACGGCGCGTACCTGGCCAAGACCGGTGGCGAGGTCGGTGTCACCACCGGCCGGCCGCGACGCTGCGGCTGGTTCGACGCCGTCATCGCCCGCTACGCCACCCGCGTCAACGGCATCACCGACTACTTCCTGACCAAGCTCGACGTGCTCTCCAGCCTGGAAACGGTCCCGGTGTGCGTGGGTTACACCGTGAACGGCAAGCGCACCGACGAGATGCCGATGACCCAGGCAGATATCGCCCGCGCCGAGCCCATCTACGAAGAGCTGCCCGGCTGGTGGGAGGACATCTCCGGAGCCCGCGAATTCGATGACCTGCCCGCCAAGGCGCGCGACTATGTGCTTCGGCTCGAAGAGCTTGCCGGAGCTCATGTTTCGTGCATCGGTGTGGGTCCCGGTCGGGAGCAGACCATTGTGCGCCGGGACATCCTGGCGTGA